The following proteins are co-located in the Pseudomonas synxantha genome:
- a CDS encoding tail fiber assembly protein, with the protein MARAAINIVGETGALFDITSLGGKDVDSYRSGVGVYCVTGTLGMVPFPPLDQGWGYSLHPSEDTAKVDIAFAEGLLTVTVTMDGEPYDLKTMITLHIMVPDLPVPKMPEAPPVVTDPLKEAQAEITRLRAIADYAVAPLQDAVDVDEATDAEIALLKVWKKYRVALSRVPEQEHYPDAIEWPVVPA; encoded by the coding sequence ATGGCAAGAGCAGCAATCAACATCGTGGGCGAAACCGGCGCCCTGTTTGACATCACATCGCTCGGAGGCAAGGACGTAGATAGTTACCGCTCTGGTGTCGGCGTGTACTGCGTCACGGGCACCCTGGGCATGGTTCCTTTTCCGCCATTAGATCAGGGCTGGGGCTACTCGCTGCATCCTTCGGAGGACACCGCGAAGGTCGATATCGCTTTCGCTGAAGGCCTGCTGACCGTGACCGTCACTATGGATGGCGAACCCTACGATCTGAAAACGATGATCACGCTTCACATAATGGTTCCGGACTTGCCGGTTCCGAAAATGCCCGAGGCGCCGCCGGTTGTTACTGACCCTTTGAAAGAGGCGCAGGCCGAGATTACCCGTCTACGAGCCATAGCAGACTACGCCGTCGCGCCGCTGCAGGATGCGGTCGATGTGGACGAAGCCACTGACGCCGAGATTGCTTTGCTCAAGGTCTGGAAGAAGTACCGCGTTGCGCTGAGCCGAGTGCCCGAGCAAGAGCATTACCCGGACGCTATCGAGTGGCCCGTGGTTCCGGCCTGA
- a CDS encoding cell wall hydrolase: MNAIERDRDILARTLWGEARGEGLDGQIAVAWTIRNRVFDGKAKSWWGEGYAGVCLKPWQFSCWNQNDPNYAYLSGAKQIPAAQFAQAQRAADQVMSGAVSDPTGGATHYYANTMPEAPAWAAKAKQTLRLGHHVFFKDVP, encoded by the coding sequence ATGAACGCAATCGAGAGAGACCGAGACATCCTGGCGCGCACGCTGTGGGGCGAAGCCCGCGGTGAGGGGCTGGACGGGCAGATCGCCGTGGCCTGGACCATCCGCAACCGTGTGTTCGATGGCAAGGCCAAGTCATGGTGGGGCGAGGGCTATGCCGGTGTGTGCCTGAAGCCATGGCAGTTCAGCTGCTGGAACCAGAACGACCCGAACTACGCCTACCTGAGTGGCGCCAAGCAGATCCCGGCCGCGCAGTTCGCCCAGGCCCAGCGTGCGGCTGATCAGGTGATGTCGGGTGCGGTATCGGATCCAACCGGTGGCGCCACGCACTACTACGCAAACACGATGCCGGAGGCCCCGGCCTGGGCGGCGAAGGCTAAGCAGACCCTGCGCCTCGGGCACCACGTTTTCTTCAAGGATGTGCCGTGA
- a CDS encoding lysis system i-spanin subunit Rz: protein MTPAQNLIGLGLAILLALAIGFGGAWKVQDWRLGKKMAERIAEQGAHHQKELDAITGEAWLQQSAELDKRLATEEKLALQDQQHTKELSDAQRNQAVLRDRLATSDVRLSVLIDSADTASGCNVPTSTSAVGVVHAARRAQLDPAHAQRILAITGDGDQGLIALRACQAYVKTVAGQGAGK, encoded by the coding sequence ATGACGCCTGCACAGAACCTGATCGGCCTGGGGCTGGCAATCCTGCTGGCGCTGGCCATCGGCTTTGGCGGGGCATGGAAGGTTCAGGACTGGCGCCTGGGCAAGAAGATGGCCGAGCGTATCGCGGAGCAGGGCGCCCACCACCAGAAGGAACTGGATGCAATCACTGGCGAGGCCTGGCTTCAGCAGTCGGCCGAGCTGGATAAGCGCCTGGCCACCGAGGAAAAGCTCGCTCTCCAGGACCAACAACACACCAAGGAATTATCCGATGCCCAGCGCAACCAGGCTGTTCTGCGCGATCGTCTTGCCACTTCTGATGTCAGGCTGTCAGTCCTTATCGACTCAGCGGATACAGCCAGTGGCTGCAACGTGCCTACATCCACCAGCGCCGTCGGCGTGGTTCATGCAGCCCGTCGAGCCCAACTTGACCCAGCGCATGCTCAACGAATTCTCGCCATCACCGGTGACGGGGACCAAGGACTGATTGCGCTGCGGGCGTGCCAGGCTTATGTCAAAACGGTTGCAGGGCAAGGTGCGGGGAAATGA
- a CDS encoding methyltransferase: protein MRAKDAEARFKALDGFLIEHQGLWRPRPFTHLHLPWETNHPALSRWLRQRSLAEAEASHNSPHDLPAPAPFPQLAAQALHLSAVDKLPTHMLEPARHRLNVDVPGRKWQQIEAFGAALNFAETPTHWLDWCAGKGHLSRRLLQPGQQLTCLEYDPALVASGQALSDRHNLPAAHRLQNVMADMAINPQHTPVALHACGDLHVRLLQLASAAGCKQLALAPCCYNRITADRYQALSAAGRASRLQLSIEDLGLPLSETVTAGNRVRQQRDTSMARRLGFDRLQRQLRGCDEYLPTPSLPASWLDKPYADYCQELANLKGLSTGEQDWTALEAHGWHRLAEVRNLELVRGLFRRPLEMWLVLDRALFLQERGYNVEVGSFCETALTPRNLMVLAERD from the coding sequence ATGCGTGCCAAGGACGCTGAGGCACGCTTCAAGGCGCTGGATGGGTTCCTGATCGAGCACCAAGGGCTGTGGCGACCACGGCCCTTCACCCATCTGCACTTACCCTGGGAAACCAACCACCCGGCGCTGTCCCGATGGCTGCGCCAGCGCTCGTTGGCCGAAGCCGAAGCCAGTCACAACTCCCCCCACGATCTGCCTGCGCCTGCACCTTTTCCACAGCTGGCCGCTCAAGCGCTACACCTCAGTGCTGTGGATAAACTACCCACGCACATGCTTGAACCTGCTCGCCACCGCCTGAATGTCGACGTACCCGGACGCAAGTGGCAACAGATCGAAGCCTTCGGTGCCGCGCTGAATTTTGCCGAAACGCCCACCCATTGGCTGGACTGGTGCGCCGGCAAGGGCCATCTAAGCCGCCGCCTGCTGCAACCCGGCCAACAGTTGACCTGCCTGGAATACGACCCTGCCCTGGTCGCATCCGGCCAAGCCCTGAGTGACCGCCATAACCTACCCGCAGCCCATCGCCTGCAGAACGTCATGGCGGATATGGCGATCAACCCCCAACACACACCAGTCGCCCTGCATGCCTGCGGCGATTTGCACGTGCGCCTGCTACAACTGGCCAGCGCCGCCGGCTGCAAACAACTGGCACTGGCGCCCTGCTGCTACAACCGCATCACCGCCGACCGCTACCAGGCATTGTCCGCTGCCGGGCGCGCATCCCGACTGCAACTATCCATAGAAGATCTAGGCCTGCCCCTGAGCGAAACCGTCACCGCCGGCAACCGCGTGCGCCAGCAACGGGATACGTCCATGGCCCGACGCCTGGGCTTCGACCGACTGCAACGCCAGCTGCGCGGTTGCGACGAATACCTGCCAACGCCGTCCCTGCCCGCCAGTTGGCTGGACAAACCTTACGCTGACTACTGCCAGGAACTGGCGAACCTAAAGGGTTTATCCACAGGCGAACAGGATTGGACGGCGCTGGAGGCACACGGCTGGCACCGCCTGGCCGAGGTGCGAAACCTGGAGCTGGTAAGAGGCCTGTTTCGACGCCCGCTGGAAATGTGGCTGGTGCTCGATCGAGCATTGTTCCTGCAAGAGCGAGGTTACAACGTCGAGGTCGGCAGCTTCTGTGAAACAGCGCTGACGCCGCGCAACTTGATGGTGCTGGCCGAGCGCGATTAA
- a CDS encoding ABC transporter permease produces MNWAVIIKWLPKLAQGATLTLELVAIAVIAGLLLAIPLGIARSSRRWYVSALPYGYIFFFRGTPLLVQLFLVYYGLAQFDAVRNSFMWPYLRDPFWCATVTMTLHTAAYIAEILRGAIQAIPPGEIEAARALGMSKPKTLFYIILPRASRIGLPAYSNEVILMLKASALASTVTLLELTGMARTIIARTYLPVEIFFAAGLFYLLMAYILVRGFKLLEKWLRVDACQGR; encoded by the coding sequence CTGAACTGGGCCGTGATCATCAAGTGGCTGCCCAAACTGGCCCAGGGCGCAACCCTGACCCTGGAGCTGGTGGCAATCGCGGTGATCGCCGGCCTGCTGCTGGCGATCCCGCTCGGCATCGCTCGCTCGTCGCGCCGCTGGTACGTGAGCGCCCTGCCCTACGGCTACATCTTCTTCTTCCGTGGCACGCCGTTGCTGGTGCAATTGTTCCTGGTCTACTACGGCCTGGCGCAGTTCGATGCGGTGCGCAACAGCTTCATGTGGCCGTACCTGCGAGATCCGTTCTGGTGCGCCACTGTCACCATGACCCTGCACACCGCCGCCTATATCGCCGAGATCCTGCGCGGTGCTATCCAGGCCATCCCGCCAGGTGAAATCGAAGCGGCGCGCGCCCTGGGCATGTCCAAGCCCAAGACGCTGTTTTACATCATCCTGCCCCGCGCCTCGCGCATCGGCCTGCCGGCCTACAGCAACGAAGTGATCCTGATGCTCAAGGCCAGCGCCCTGGCCAGTACCGTGACCCTGCTGGAACTGACCGGCATGGCGCGGACCATCATCGCCCGCACTTACCTGCCGGTAGAGATCTTCTTCGCGGCCGGGCTGTTCTACCTGCTGATGGCCTACATCCTCGTGCGTGGCTTCAAACTGCTGGAAAAATGGCTGCGCGTCGATGCGTGCCAAGGACGCTGA
- a CDS encoding ABC transporter permease: protein MNFDLYGFGPALAAGALMTVKLALTALCLGLVLGLAGALAKTSPYKPLQWLGGAYSTIVRGIPELLWVLLIYFGTVNLMRALGEFFGNPDLSLSAFAAGVIALGLCFGAYATEVFRGAILAIPKGHREAGVALGLSKLRIFTRLIMPQMWRIALPGLGNLFMILMKDTALVSVIGLEEIMRHAQIGVTVTKQPFTFFMVAAFMYLGLTVLAMISMHFLEKRAARGFARSTQ, encoded by the coding sequence ATGAATTTCGATCTCTACGGATTCGGCCCGGCGCTTGCCGCTGGCGCGCTGATGACCGTCAAACTGGCGCTCACGGCCCTGTGCCTGGGGCTGGTGCTCGGCCTTGCCGGCGCCTTGGCCAAGACTTCGCCGTACAAGCCGCTGCAATGGCTGGGCGGTGCTTATTCGACCATCGTTCGCGGTATTCCCGAGCTGTTGTGGGTGCTGCTGATTTACTTCGGCACGGTCAACCTGATGCGTGCCCTGGGGGAGTTCTTCGGTAACCCCGACCTGTCCCTGAGTGCCTTTGCCGCCGGGGTGATTGCCCTGGGCCTATGCTTTGGCGCCTACGCCACCGAAGTGTTCCGCGGCGCGATCCTCGCCATTCCCAAGGGCCACCGCGAAGCCGGTGTGGCGTTGGGCTTGTCGAAACTGCGGATTTTCACGCGCTTGATCATGCCGCAGATGTGGCGCATCGCCCTGCCGGGCCTGGGCAACCTGTTCATGATCCTGATGAAAGACACTGCACTGGTGTCGGTGATCGGCCTTGAAGAAATCATGCGCCACGCGCAGATCGGCGTGACCGTCACCAAGCAACCGTTCACCTTCTTCATGGTCGCAGCGTTCATGTACCTGGGCCTGACCGTGCTGGCGATGATCAGCATGCACTTCCTGGAAAAACGCGCCGCCCGCGGCTTTGCAAGGAGCACCCAATGA
- a CDS encoding ABC transporter substrate-binding protein, with amino-acid sequence MQNYKKFLLAAAVSMAFSATAMAETLKMGIEAAYPPFNNKDASGNVVGFDKDIGDALCAKMKVEKCEVYVSDWDGIIPALNAKKFDFLVSSLSITDERKQAVDFTDPYYSNKLQFIAPKATADFKTDAAYLKGKVIGAQRATLAGTYLEDKLPDTEAKLYDTQENAYLDLTSGRLDGILADKYVQYEWLKSKDGSAYEFKGDPVVESDKIGIAVRKGDPLRERLNKALAEIKADGTYKKINDKYFPFSIE; translated from the coding sequence ATGCAGAACTATAAAAAATTCCTTCTGGCTGCGGCCGTCTCGATGGCGTTCAGCGCCACGGCCATGGCAGAAACCTTGAAAATGGGGATCGAAGCGGCCTACCCGCCGTTCAACAATAAAGACGCCAGCGGCAATGTGGTGGGCTTTGACAAAGACATCGGCGACGCCCTGTGCGCCAAGATGAAAGTCGAGAAGTGCGAAGTGTACGTGTCCGACTGGGACGGCATCATCCCGGCCCTGAACGCCAAGAAGTTCGACTTCCTGGTGTCCTCGCTGTCGATCACCGATGAACGCAAGCAGGCTGTCGATTTCACCGACCCGTACTACTCCAACAAGCTGCAATTCATCGCACCCAAAGCCACAGCGGACTTCAAGACAGACGCCGCCTATCTGAAGGGCAAGGTGATCGGTGCACAGCGTGCAACGCTGGCCGGTACCTACCTGGAAGACAAGCTGCCGGACACCGAAGCCAAGCTCTACGACACCCAGGAAAACGCTTACCTCGACCTGACCTCCGGGCGCCTGGACGGCATCCTCGCCGACAAGTACGTGCAGTACGAGTGGCTCAAGAGCAAAGACGGTTCGGCCTATGAATTCAAAGGCGACCCGGTGGTAGAAAGCGACAAGATCGGTATCGCCGTACGCAAGGGCGACCCGCTGCGCGAGCGCCTGAACAAAGCCCTGGCAGAGATCAAGGCAGACGGCACCTACAAGAAAATCAACGACAAGTACTTCCCGTTCAGCATCGAATGA
- a CDS encoding ABC transporter ATP-binding protein — translation MAEATPALEIRNLHKRYGELEVLKGISLTARDGDVISILGSSGSGKSTFLRCINLLENPHQGQILVAGEELKLKAAKNGELMAADGKQINRLRSEIGFVFQNFNLWPHMSILDNIIEAPRRVLGQSKAEAIEVAEALLAKVGIGDKRHAYPAQLSGGQQQRAAIARTLAMQPKVILFDEPTSALDPEMVQEVLNVIRALAEEGRTMLLVTHEMGFARQVSSEVVFLHQGLVEEQGSPQQVFENPLSARCKQFMSSNR, via the coding sequence ATGGCCGAGGCCACGCCCGCGCTTGAAATCCGCAACTTGCATAAACGCTATGGTGAGCTGGAGGTACTCAAGGGTATCTCGCTGACCGCACGCGACGGCGACGTGATCTCGATCCTGGGTTCTTCCGGTTCCGGCAAGTCCACCTTCCTGCGTTGTATCAACCTGCTGGAGAACCCGCATCAGGGCCAGATCCTGGTGGCCGGTGAAGAGCTCAAGCTCAAGGCCGCGAAAAACGGCGAGCTGATGGCCGCCGACGGCAAGCAGATCAACCGCCTGCGCAGCGAAATCGGTTTTGTGTTTCAAAACTTTAACCTGTGGCCGCACATGAGCATCCTCGACAACATCATCGAGGCGCCACGCCGCGTGCTCGGCCAAAGCAAGGCCGAAGCGATAGAAGTGGCCGAGGCCCTGCTGGCCAAGGTCGGCATCGGCGATAAGCGCCACGCCTACCCAGCCCAACTCTCCGGCGGCCAGCAGCAGCGGGCGGCGATTGCACGCACCCTGGCCATGCAGCCTAAAGTCATCCTGTTCGATGAGCCCACCTCGGCCCTTGACCCGGAAATGGTTCAGGAAGTACTTAATGTGATCCGCGCACTGGCCGAAGAAGGCCGCACCATGCTGCTGGTCACCCATGAAATGGGCTTTGCCCGCCAGGTGTCCAGCGAAGTGGTGTTCCTGCACCAGGGTCTGGTAGAAGAGCAAGGATCGCCACAGCAGGTATTTGAAAACCCGCTTTCGGCGCGCTGCAAACAATTCATGTCCAGCAACCGCTAA
- the gabP gene encoding GABA permease, producing MSSTQSSNDLEQGLKPRHVTMLSIAGVIGAGLFVGSGHAIAAAGPAVLLAYAAAGTLVVLVMRMLAEMAVASPDTGSFSTYADRAIGHWAGFTIGWLYWWFWVLVIPLEANAAATILHAWFPDVAIWAFTLIITLLLTATNLFSVKNYGEFEFWFALIKVVAIVGFVILGLAAIFGFLPTSQVSGVSHLFDTQGFMPNGMRAVLAAILTTMFSFMGTEIVTIAAAESKNPGQQITKATNSVIWRIGLFYLLSIFIVVSLVPWNDPTLAAVGSYQTVLERMGIPNAKLIVDLVVLVAVTSCLNSALYTASRMLFSLGRRGDAPAVAKRTNKSGTPYWAVLLSTGAAFLAVFANYVAPAAVFEFLLASSGAIALLVYLVIAVSQLRMRQKRAAAGEKIVFKMWLFPGLTYAVMVFIVGTLTIMLFQEAHRVEIIATGILSLLVVLAGLFVASRRKAQKLGAAVLN from the coding sequence ATGAGTAGTACGCAAAGCTCCAATGACCTCGAACAGGGGCTCAAACCGCGTCACGTCACCATGCTGTCAATTGCCGGCGTGATCGGTGCCGGTTTGTTTGTCGGCTCCGGCCATGCGATTGCTGCCGCTGGCCCGGCTGTGCTGTTGGCCTACGCGGCCGCCGGCACGCTGGTGGTGTTAGTGATGCGGATGCTGGCCGAGATGGCCGTTGCGTCACCGGACACGGGTTCTTTCTCAACTTATGCCGACCGCGCAATCGGCCACTGGGCCGGTTTTACCATCGGTTGGTTGTACTGGTGGTTCTGGGTACTGGTGATACCGTTGGAGGCCAACGCGGCGGCGACCATCCTGCATGCCTGGTTCCCCGATGTGGCGATCTGGGCCTTTACCCTGATCATTACGCTGCTGTTGACTGCGACCAATTTGTTCAGCGTGAAGAACTACGGTGAGTTCGAGTTCTGGTTTGCGTTGATCAAAGTCGTGGCGATCGTAGGCTTTGTGATCCTCGGCCTGGCGGCGATTTTCGGCTTCTTGCCCACCAGTCAGGTCAGCGGTGTGTCGCACCTGTTCGACACCCAGGGCTTTATGCCCAACGGCATGCGCGCGGTCTTGGCGGCGATCCTGACCACCATGTTCTCCTTCATGGGCACCGAGATCGTCACCATCGCCGCAGCGGAATCGAAGAACCCCGGCCAGCAGATCACCAAGGCCACCAACTCGGTGATCTGGCGGATTGGTTTGTTCTACCTGCTGTCGATCTTCATCGTGGTGTCCCTGGTGCCATGGAACGATCCGACCTTGGCTGCCGTAGGTTCCTATCAGACCGTGCTGGAACGCATGGGCATCCCGAATGCCAAGCTGATCGTCGATCTGGTGGTACTGGTTGCTGTAACCAGCTGCTTGAACTCGGCGCTGTATACCGCTTCGCGCATGCTGTTTTCCCTGGGGCGTCGCGGTGATGCGCCGGCTGTAGCCAAGCGCACCAACAAGAGCGGCACGCCTTACTGGGCGGTGCTGCTGTCCACCGGTGCGGCATTCCTGGCGGTGTTTGCCAACTATGTGGCGCCGGCTGCCGTGTTCGAGTTCCTGCTGGCCAGCTCCGGCGCCATCGCCTTGCTGGTGTACCTGGTGATTGCTGTGTCGCAACTGCGCATGCGTCAGAAACGTGCGGCGGCGGGCGAGAAGATCGTGTTCAAGATGTGGCTGTTCCCTGGACTGACCTACGCGGTGATGGTGTTTATCGTCGGCACCTTGACCATCATGCTGTTCCAGGAAGCGCACCGGGTCGAGATCATCGCCACCGGGATCCTGAGCTTGCTGGTAGTGCTGGCGGGGTTGTTCGTGGCGAGCCGCCGCAAGGCCCAGAAGCTAGGCGCAGCAGTGCTCAACTGA
- a CDS encoding arsenic resistance protein translates to MTRDALEHNQIPLYFVAILLAAACGVYTPLLAHGLSVLITPAIAVLMYAMFLQIPFLDLRQGLGNIRFVSALLLANFVLVPLLVWALTRGLLGHPALLVGALLVLLTPCIDYVVVFTHIGKGDSRSMLAATPLLLLLQLALLPVYLGFMLGAHSGVVVEIGPFIEAFLLLIVVPMLLAVLTAYLARRSTLVDKWSSAWAWLPVPAMALVLFVVIGSQITSVMRDIDLLLPVLAIYLGFVLLAPLMGILAARLFALPAPSARAVTFSASTRNSLVVLPLALALPEDVRGLAAAAVILQTLVELVAELVYVRLIPAVVWPASR, encoded by the coding sequence ATGACCCGCGATGCCCTTGAGCATAACCAGATCCCTCTCTATTTTGTCGCCATCCTGCTGGCCGCTGCCTGTGGTGTATACACGCCGCTACTGGCTCACGGTTTGAGCGTATTGATCACGCCCGCCATCGCGGTATTGATGTACGCGATGTTCCTGCAAATTCCCTTCCTCGATCTGCGCCAGGGTTTGGGCAATATCCGCTTTGTCTCGGCGTTGTTATTGGCCAACTTTGTTCTGGTGCCATTGCTGGTGTGGGCGCTGACCCGTGGCCTGCTGGGGCATCCCGCGTTGTTGGTGGGGGCATTACTGGTGTTGTTGACGCCCTGTATTGATTACGTGGTGGTGTTCACCCACATCGGCAAGGGTGACTCGCGGTCGATGCTGGCGGCCACGCCGTTGTTGTTGCTGTTGCAGTTGGCACTGCTGCCGGTGTACTTGGGTTTTATGCTGGGCGCACACTCGGGTGTGGTGGTTGAGATCGGCCCGTTTATCGAGGCATTCCTGTTGTTGATCGTGGTGCCGATGCTGCTGGCTGTGCTGACGGCCTACCTGGCGCGACGATCAACGCTTGTCGACAAATGGAGCAGTGCGTGGGCGTGGTTGCCGGTGCCGGCGATGGCCCTGGTGCTGTTCGTGGTGATCGGGTCGCAAATCACATCGGTGATGCGCGACATCGACCTGTTGCTGCCAGTGCTTGCGATCTACCTGGGCTTCGTCCTGCTGGCGCCGTTGATGGGGATCCTGGCTGCGCGACTGTTTGCGCTGCCTGCGCCAAGTGCACGGGCGGTGACGTTCAGTGCGTCAACGCGCAACTCGCTGGTGGTATTGCCGTTGGCGCTGGCGTTGCCGGAGGACGTGCGCGGGTTGGCTGCCGCGGCGGTGATCCTGCAAACCCTGGTCGAGTTGGTGGCCGAGTTGGTCTATGTTCGCCTGATCCCGGCAGTGGTGTGGCCCGCAAGTCGGTAA
- a CDS encoding oxidative damage protection protein, translating to MTRTVMCRKYKEELEGLERPPYPGAKGQDIYDNVSAKAWGDWLKHQTLLINEKRLNMMNAEDRKYLAGEMDKFFSGEEYAKADGYVPPAQ from the coding sequence ATGACCCGCACCGTAATGTGCCGCAAGTACAAAGAAGAACTGGAAGGACTGGAACGCCCTCCGTACCCGGGCGCCAAGGGCCAGGACATATACGACAACGTTTCCGCCAAGGCCTGGGGTGACTGGTTGAAACACCAGACCCTGCTGATCAACGAAAAACGCCTGAACATGATGAACGCCGAAGACCGCAAATACCTGGCCGGCGAAATGGACAAGTTCTTTTCCGGCGAGGAATACGCCAAGGCCGACGGCTACGTGCCGCCTGCTCAATAA
- the mutY gene encoding A/G-specific adenine glycosylase: MRDEQFSAAVLDWYDRHGRHDLPWQQGITPYRVWVSEIMLQQTQVSTVLNYFDRFMASLPTVEALAAAPEDEVLHLWTGLGYYTRARNLQKTAKIVVNEYGGEFPRDVEKLTELPGIGLSTAGAIASLSMGLRAPILDGNVKRVLARFTAQEGYPGEPKVAKQLWATAERFTPFERVNAYTQAMMDMGATLCTRSKPSCLLCPLEKGCEAHMLGLETRYPIPKPRKTIPQKRTLMPMLANSEGAILLYRRPSTGLWGGLWSLPELDDLEDLDHLANQHALQLGKHQELPGLVHTFSHFQLAIEPWLVQVEESAHHVAEADWLWYNLATPPRLGLAAPVKTLLKRAADVLNAGVSS; the protein is encoded by the coding sequence ATGAGAGACGAGCAGTTTTCAGCGGCGGTACTCGATTGGTACGACCGCCACGGCCGTCATGACCTGCCCTGGCAGCAGGGCATCACGCCTTACCGGGTGTGGGTGTCGGAGATCATGCTGCAACAGACCCAGGTCAGCACCGTGCTCAATTACTTCGACCGGTTCATGGCGTCTCTGCCGACAGTCGAAGCCCTGGCGGCCGCGCCGGAAGACGAAGTGCTGCACCTGTGGACCGGCCTGGGCTACTACACCCGGGCGCGCAACCTGCAGAAGACCGCCAAGATCGTGGTGAACGAGTACGGCGGCGAGTTTCCCCGCGACGTGGAAAAACTCACCGAGCTGCCCGGTATCGGCCTGTCCACCGCTGGCGCGATTGCCAGCCTGAGCATGGGCCTGCGCGCGCCGATCCTCGACGGCAACGTCAAGCGCGTGCTGGCACGCTTTACCGCGCAGGAGGGCTACCCGGGCGAGCCCAAGGTGGCCAAACAACTGTGGGCCACCGCAGAGCGCTTCACACCCTTTGAGCGCGTCAACGCCTACACCCAGGCGATGATGGACATGGGTGCCACCCTTTGCACCCGCAGCAAACCCAGCTGCCTGCTGTGCCCGCTGGAAAAAGGCTGCGAAGCCCATATGCTTGGCCTGGAGACACGCTACCCGATCCCCAAGCCGCGCAAGACCATCCCGCAAAAGCGCACGCTGATGCCGATGCTGGCGAACAGCGAGGGCGCGATTCTGCTCTACCGTCGCCCTTCCACGGGCTTGTGGGGCGGCTTGTGGAGCTTGCCGGAACTGGACGACCTGGAAGACCTCGATCACCTGGCCAACCAGCACGCGCTGCAACTGGGCAAGCATCAGGAGCTCCCCGGATTGGTCCACACCTTCAGCCACTTCCAGTTGGCCATCGAACCCTGGCTGGTCCAGGTCGAGGAATCCGCCCATCACGTGGCCGAGGCCGACTGGCTCTGGTATAACCTCGCCACCCCGCCGCGCCTGGGCCTTGCCGCCCCGGTGAAAACATTGCTCAAGCGCGCGGCCGACGTATTGAACGCAGGAGTTTCGTCATGA